One part of the Banduia mediterranea genome encodes these proteins:
- the pspA gene encoding phage shock protein PspA gives MGIFSRISDIMNSNVHAMLDKAEDPEKMVRLIIQEMEDTLVEVRSTSVRSIARKKEIQRNVNTLRAEAADWEKKAELAISKDREDLARAALLARTRAEERAADLEKELGHVAEELSKLEDDTGKLKAKLADAKSRQKAIIMRQTSAASRLKVKQQVSDRRMTDAMLKFEQYESRIDTIEAQVESYDVGNAKTLQQEFAELETSEKVDAELAALKAKLGTKTANESKD, from the coding sequence ATGGGCATTTTTTCAAGAATCTCCGACATCATGAACTCCAACGTCCACGCCATGCTCGACAAGGCAGAAGACCCGGAGAAGATGGTCCGGCTGATCATTCAGGAGATGGAGGACACGCTGGTGGAAGTGCGCTCCACGTCGGTTCGCAGCATCGCGCGCAAGAAGGAAATCCAGCGCAACGTCAACACGCTTCGCGCCGAAGCCGCAGACTGGGAAAAGAAGGCCGAACTGGCCATCTCCAAGGACCGCGAGGATCTCGCCCGGGCTGCCCTGCTGGCCCGGACACGCGCCGAGGAACGCGCCGCGGACCTGGAGAAGGAGCTTGGCCACGTGGCCGAAGAGCTGAGCAAGCTCGAGGATGACACCGGCAAGCTCAAGGCGAAGCTGGCGGATGCGAAGAGTCGCCAGAAAGCGATTATCATGCGCCAGACGTCTGCCGCCTCACGTCTCAAGGTCAAGCAGCAGGTCAGTGACCGGCGCATGACCGACGCCATGCTCAAGTTCGAACAGTACGAGAGCCGCATCGACACCATCGAAGCGCAGGTCGAGTCGTACGATGTCGGTAACGCCAAGACCTTGCAGCAGGAGTTCGCCGAGTTGGAAACCAGCGAAAAGGTCGATGCGGAACTGGCTGCGCTCAAGGCCAAGCTGGGCACCAAGACCGCGAACGAATCAAAAGACTAA
- a CDS encoding trypsin-like serine peptidase, giving the protein MRNLSLVSLLLLATCPLATAASLTPASRLQMTRLASPDVAAALRREQAVPAGTPRPTLWALPVSGPLPTLADGEWETVDGTAVWRLPLEAAGAQSIGIAFSDLSLPDGAQLSVSSLDATQTHGPYTQADVRNGKLQLPIIEGEQLLLTAEVPAARRGSLSLAIARLDYGFRSFDEAEVAYKSGGCNEDVACSAGDTVRDQIRAVARYTVAQPAGTFFCSGTLLNNTAQDGRPYFLTADHCFRSSNGAFVGDPASIVLYWNYQASSCGGPRDGNISQSQFGTTLRANSLNSDFVLLELNQKPPSAYKVYYAGWDRSNAAPTSAIGIHHPQGDEKAISVEYDATTITDYGSDTTDTSANYIRIGNWDIGVTEGGSSGSALFNPEHRLVGTLTGGEAQCNILGTNDNDQPDWYGRFYAHWNGSAAAAGSVRSWLDPSGNGTTRLSGIDAADIGKEASDDGDGGSLPALLLLFGGAAVLRRRYRRSV; this is encoded by the coding sequence GTGCGTAATCTGTCCCTGGTTTCGCTGCTGCTGCTGGCAACCTGCCCGCTGGCCACGGCGGCGAGCTTGACCCCGGCCAGCCGGCTGCAGATGACTCGCCTTGCGAGTCCCGACGTGGCCGCGGCCCTGCGTCGCGAACAGGCCGTGCCCGCCGGTACGCCGCGACCAACCCTGTGGGCTCTACCCGTGAGCGGCCCCTTGCCGACACTGGCCGATGGCGAATGGGAGACGGTGGACGGAACCGCGGTATGGCGACTGCCGCTGGAAGCCGCTGGAGCGCAATCGATCGGCATCGCGTTTTCGGACCTCAGCTTGCCGGACGGCGCCCAACTCAGCGTCAGCTCGCTGGACGCAACCCAGACGCACGGCCCGTATACACAAGCCGACGTTCGCAATGGAAAGCTGCAGCTCCCGATCATCGAGGGCGAGCAGCTGCTGCTGACGGCCGAAGTGCCGGCGGCACGGCGCGGGTCGCTGAGCCTGGCGATCGCGCGCCTCGACTATGGCTTCCGCAGCTTCGACGAGGCCGAGGTCGCTTACAAGTCCGGCGGCTGCAACGAAGACGTTGCCTGCTCGGCCGGCGACACGGTGCGCGACCAGATCAGGGCCGTTGCACGCTACACCGTGGCCCAGCCCGCGGGAACCTTCTTCTGCAGCGGCACCCTGCTCAACAATACGGCCCAGGACGGACGCCCCTATTTTCTCACCGCCGACCACTGCTTCCGCAGCAGCAACGGCGCCTTCGTCGGCGATCCGGCCAGCATCGTCCTGTACTGGAACTACCAGGCCTCAAGCTGCGGCGGACCACGCGACGGCAATATCTCGCAAAGCCAGTTCGGCACCACACTGCGGGCCAACAGCCTCAACTCCGACTTCGTGCTGCTGGAACTCAACCAGAAGCCGCCCAGCGCCTACAAGGTCTACTACGCGGGCTGGGACCGCAGCAACGCCGCGCCGACGAGCGCGATCGGCATCCACCATCCTCAGGGAGATGAAAAAGCGATCAGTGTTGAATACGACGCGACCACCATCACCGATTACGGCTCGGACACTACAGACACCAGCGCCAACTACATCCGCATCGGCAATTGGGACATCGGCGTGACCGAAGGCGGCTCCTCAGGATCTGCCCTGTTCAACCCGGAGCACCGCCTGGTCGGCACGCTCACCGGCGGCGAAGCGCAGTGCAACATCCTCGGCACCAACGACAACGACCAACCCGACTGGTACGGCCGCTTCTACGCGCACTGGAACGGATCAGCCGCTGCGGCGGGCAGCGTTCGCAGCTGGCTCGATCCAAGCGGCAACGGCACCACCCGCCTCAGCGGCATCGACGCCGCCGACATTGGCAAGGAAGCCTCCGACGACGGCGATGGCGGCAGTCTGCCGGCCCTGCTGCTCCTGTTCGGCGGCGCCGCGGTGCTGCGGCGCAGGTATCGGCGCTCAGTCTGA
- the pspF gene encoding phage shock protein operon transcriptional activator, with product MLRDDPDPILGQADAFLAVLERVSRVAPLSKPVLIIGERGTGKELIANRLHFLSERWQRPFIKFNCAALNEELLESELFGHVAGAYTGATRPRTGRFEMASGGSIFIDELSSMSMRLQEKLLRVIEYGEYERVGSSETLKTDVRLIGAANVDLPALARTGRFREDLLDRLSFDVVTLPPLRQRQDDIMLLAQRFGENMARELGFEYFAGYAPKAQQQLLDYEWPGNVRELRNVVERTVYRSDSPKRPIERIEIDPFASPFRPPPPPPPPEQTPLRPDAVTARVSDAGPRTDSAGAAPTPKFPLDFKAEVEIFETGLIKAAMEEARFNQRRAAERLALSYHQFRGLLRKYKLLESD from the coding sequence TTGCTCAGAGACGATCCGGATCCGATTCTCGGTCAGGCCGATGCCTTTCTTGCGGTGCTGGAACGCGTGTCCCGCGTGGCGCCGTTGTCCAAGCCCGTGCTGATCATCGGTGAGCGGGGAACCGGCAAGGAACTGATCGCCAACCGTCTGCATTTCCTGTCGGAACGCTGGCAGCGACCGTTCATCAAGTTCAACTGCGCGGCGCTCAACGAGGAGTTGCTGGAATCCGAACTGTTCGGCCACGTAGCGGGTGCCTATACCGGCGCGACACGGCCACGTACCGGCCGGTTCGAAATGGCCAGCGGCGGGTCGATCTTCATCGACGAACTGTCCTCGATGTCGATGCGGCTTCAGGAAAAGTTGCTGCGTGTCATCGAGTACGGCGAATACGAACGGGTGGGTTCCAGCGAAACCCTGAAGACCGATGTGCGGCTGATCGGGGCGGCAAACGTCGATCTTCCGGCGCTCGCGCGCACCGGCCGCTTCCGCGAGGATTTGCTGGACCGGCTTTCATTCGACGTGGTCACGCTGCCGCCGCTGCGCCAGCGGCAGGATGACATCATGCTGCTGGCGCAACGTTTCGGCGAGAACATGGCGCGGGAGCTGGGCTTCGAGTACTTCGCCGGCTATGCGCCCAAGGCGCAGCAGCAACTGCTCGACTACGAGTGGCCGGGCAACGTACGTGAATTGCGCAACGTGGTGGAACGCACGGTCTATCGCAGCGACAGCCCGAAGCGGCCGATCGAGCGCATCGAGATTGATCCCTTTGCTTCGCCGTTTCGGCCGCCACCGCCGCCACCGCCGCCTGAGCAGACGCCGCTCAGGCCGGATGCCGTCACCGCCCGGGTTTCAGATGCAGGGCCGCGTACGGACAGCGCTGGCGCTGCGCCGACACCGAAATTTCCCTTGGACTTCAAGGCCGAGGTCGAAATCTTCGAGACCGGTCTGATCAAGGCCGCGATGGAGGAAGCGCGGTTCAACCAGCGCCGCGCCGCCGAACGGCTGGCCCTGAGCTATCACCAATTTCGGGGCTTGCTGCGCAAGTACAAGTTGCTCGAATCAGACTGA
- the pspB gene encoding envelope stress response membrane protein PspB has translation MIAVLSAFATPVLIVWIVLHYRSKRRQEDSADRSSRLGSQVEFEQMAEKMERRVQALETILDAEVPDWRKRDDR, from the coding sequence TTGATCGCGGTTCTCAGCGCTTTCGCGACGCCGGTGCTGATCGTCTGGATCGTCCTGCACTACCGGTCGAAGCGTCGGCAGGAGGACTCTGCCGACCGCAGCAGCCGGCTGGGGAGTCAGGTCGAGTTCGAACAAATGGCTGAAAAGATGGAACGGCGCGTCCAGGCTCTGGAAACGATTCTGGATGCAGAAGTCCCGGACTGGAGAAAACGAGATGATCGATAG
- a CDS encoding PspC domain-containing protein: MIDREFWSRLRRIPASGMVAGVCAGFADYFDWNVRLIRVLVVLATIFIFGPIAFVGYAVLWYVMERGEHGDAARSNERSTRSNSPIGNGFATKARGDARERFRRLEQRLVALEECVTSEEFELRREFRKLEA, from the coding sequence ATGATCGATAGAGAGTTCTGGTCCCGCCTGCGGCGTATCCCCGCCAGCGGCATGGTCGCCGGGGTCTGCGCGGGGTTCGCGGACTATTTCGATTGGAACGTCCGCCTGATTCGTGTACTGGTCGTACTCGCAACGATCTTCATCTTCGGGCCGATCGCCTTCGTCGGCTACGCAGTGCTCTGGTATGTGATGGAGCGCGGTGAACATGGTGACGCGGCGCGCTCGAACGAGCGATCGACACGGTCGAACAGCCCCATCGGCAACGGCTTTGCGACCAAGGCGCGTGGCGACGCGCGCGAGCGCTTCCGGCGCCTCGAACAGCGCCTGGTGGCGCTGGAGGAATGCGTGACCTCGGAAGAGTTCGAGCTGCGTCGCGAGTTCCGCAAGCTCGAAGCCTGA